From the genome of Salvia splendens isolate huo1 chromosome 7, SspV2, whole genome shotgun sequence:
TAATCTCATAAAAAGGGAGTAGTATAATAGAAAAAATcgtaataataaaatgaaaatactcAACTGTATATTCATCAATCAtgataaataattactatatcATATTAAATAAATGTTAAAAATAGCGGTATGAAATGGTTGTTTCTCCTTGTAATTGGTTTAGCTTATACTTCCTCTCCTCGTATAGTCTTATTCATCAGTTATTTACGTTTTATATAAATTCCGTTCTCGAAAATGATCTCGTCAGTCAGCTATGCTCGTATATATgtcttttttattgttttcgCCAAATAATGATTGTTTGTTTAATAACAAATAATCCTTAGTTAGTTAAAATatcaaacttaaaaaaatttattcccTCGTTCATAAAAATGTGACAATTACTATAAAATGTGTTCATCAAATTTGAGTGTTTTCATTTTTACAAACATATTACGACCCTCTTCTTATAATTTATCCAAAACATATCTCCTTATTTACCAAAAAAGTTGCTGATATGACTCAACTATCTAGGCACTCGATCAGGAATTCGACACCTAAAAACTTAATCGACTCGTTAAATTCTTGCATGAATATAAAGAAATGATTACACTTACATgggaatcaattaaataatggaataaCATGTTTCCACACTATCAATAACaaaggaaaatgaaaatttattatAAGGCCTGGATAGTAGGCCCAATGGGTATTGGATTCTGTGGAAAAATATTTGTTTCAAATTTTTGTAGCCCATATTTTTTAGTCAGCTTTTATAGATATAAACTGCAAatcttgttattttattttttgcaaaatGGGCTCACTCGTTTGTAGGCCCGTAATATGCAATTCTTTTGAAATTTTATATACTCTTGTTACCGCATGAAAGATTATTACGAGGCTTTTTTTAACTAATAAGTGGTGATATGAAAATCATTATACCTTATTAATTGAATAAGATAATAAAGAATGCAATGTCCAAgcataacaatttaaaaaagaCATGAagaaaaatcacaacccaaaTTTTGTTGCGAAAGTTACTAGATTATATTCAGTTTAATAATGCTTACTCTTTGTAATAACGGTAACATATCAATAGTTGGGGTTCTATTTGGATTTCTTTGTGCcaaatgaacaaaaaaaaatatgtcatatgtcccatgttacttgagtCGCTTGTATTTTGTATTCGTTTTTAAAAAATGGTACTGTATAAATAGCGAAAGTGGTgatgtaaaataagagagacaaTGCATACGAAaagacttttctctacattactatttattagtattatcattattatcaAAACGAGTTCTAAAAGAAGTGACTCGAGTAACATGGGATAGGAAATATCAAATTTGAAGAATAATAAAATCGAACTTAACTGAATTATTCAAAATCCATAGTTTCAGAACTTTATGTTAATTAGAGTTTATGAATTTTAGTTAGAATCTGATCAATCTTCAAGTACTATGGTTTATTGTGAATGTCCCCATGAATGCAATCCGAATGCAGAGTGTGTCCATGTCCCAAAATTGACAGCATTATTGGTAGGAGTATTTTagtgacaaaattaattaatgtcaacaAGTGACAAAACGCTATATATTCAAATTAGAAATTATCAATAGTGTCTTCTCTTTTTCTTGCTAATACTTAGTATTTGTTAGCGCTACCTTAGCATTATATTTTTGTCCACAAAGCATTCAAAACAAAACCATCACACACAAACAAAGATAAACACATATATATGACCCACATATGTCTCATCTTGGCATTATTTTAATCAAGTTAATgttagaataaaaaatattactatttcaAGTGGGAGTGGAGATGAAATGGTGGCATCCACCTCATTTTTGTCCATCTTTTTGGTGACCCTTTAAATTCCACTTTCATCACAACCACAACCCCTAAAGCAAGGAGCCACCTTAATTAGTTTTATCTTCTCAATTAGGATGTGCTAAGTGCCTAAATATCATTGATTATGACAAATTGTGATAAGTAGTACTACTCCACTTAGTTCGCTTGAAATGTAGTCGATGCAATTGTAAACATAAAATTCTGAACATATTAAactattagtagtattatttttgtgtaaatatacaatttttcttctttaatttAAAAGGGGAATAAAAACTCGCAAATGTTATTGTTGTCACTAGGATTACAAGACGTGTTCGAGTATTCTTACATTAGTGGCAAgcttttatatactattaatactattatataATCAAttgtgattatttaatttttcttaatgCAAATGAGtttatatagttttttttatcctaATGTTGTCAAGTCGTATAGAAGGAAAACTAACAAGATGATGCAATAGCCCACCAATTTTATTAGATTGATAGTGGTATCATTTTCaaacaataataatatataattacatTTCAGAGGCTGAAATTAAATTGGTGGCACCCCATATCAACGGTGAAGATAACACAACTTTATATCATTTGGTTTCAATGTCTCATTTGATGGCTGGGTGAAAGccatatttaatatatttaaagaaTATTCTACAAGCTAATAATTGCAAAATGATATAACAAACAAGAATATTCCCTACAaaataacttttatttttttgttttgtcaTATTATCTTCCATGGGTAGAGGTGAATTATTTATGTCCTTTTTTGGGGTTgcgattctttttttttttatatatatatttatctcATGTATACATATACAATAATACATTTGTCTTTGAGGATGAATTCGCAATCCATGACAAAGAACACCTGCACTAATTACTTTTACAAAATTTATCACACTTCCATCTAAAAAATGATTTAGATTTTAGTTTGACAAATCAATCCATTTGGCTAGAGTATtaagtaaaaaagaaattataaaaTCATTTCATAAAATGAAGTATGTCATTGGTTGACAAACCAACCAGGCTACCAAGACGAATTCTTTTTTCACAATAAAGGAAAATTCCAGGAAGTGTCTATctttaaaaaatactagtaatacaTGAAAAAGGGAAAATTGACAACATTCCACCAAGCATTAACCTAATGTGGAAAATATTAGGACTAAAAAATCCAAGTTGAATTTGGAGATATGATTATACTTTAATGCAATTGTATCAAACAACCATACCTaataaactcctcacactttGATCCCAACAAACAAAAGCCATAAAATTCCCAATTCCCATATAAATTGACATTGACAAAAGAGATAAAATTGTTGCAACTATCTTTTGTGATTTATCaatcacatatatatacacaataaaagaataatattaatgttttattgttttatttccgAAAGTTGTAAATAATtccttttatattatttttccaGAATATTCAGCTTCATCTCTAAGGAAATGAAAGCTTGGCGTTTCTAGGATTCTTCTTAGCTATTTAACCAATAATTTTTTTCGATTCCACCATCACGACACTCTATATGCATAACTGATGTAAAATTGAACACAATAATatacaatattaattttttttaaatagtcTCATAGTAATAACATAATCTTGACCACTGACCTATGCttacctttttttttcaaaaattaaacttttttttcaaaaattacaatGTAATTGTGAAAAAATTGAACGGCCACTGGCCATGAATATAACAACCACTTACAAAAatccaaaatagtaaaaataatactccctccgtcccgtgttacttgcacttatttcctttctgggcgtcccaagttatttgcactctttccatttttagtaaaaattatcacctacaactgcaattgttgactttgctcatcactcattccttaatctccgtgccgaaaagtaaacgtgcgagtagcacgggacggagggagtagaaaagAAAACGCACTTTAATAATGGGCTTGCATCATATAGCCACATTCTCCTATCAATCacaaaatttaattgaaaacCACGTGTATATATGGTGCTAATCCATTCTTCCACCACACTCAAATCTCTCATTAATTCACTCAATTCAAAGTTCAAACCCACTACCAAATAATATATACACTATTCCTTTTTTACCACCTAAAATTCCCAGTATATATACACTTCCCCACTCACCCTTCACAGCATCCCAACccataataaaaatgaaaatgaaaatgaaaatgaaaatggagaAAGAAGAAGTAAGAAAAGGGCCATGGACAGAAGAAGAGGATGTCCAGCTTGTATTCTACGTGAACTTGTTTGGTGATCGGAGATGGGATTTCGTTGCGAAAGTTTCAGGTTTGAAGGTTGGCGGGAGACACAATATATAGGTAGGCCTGTTTAGGACAAACGGCCATCGTCTCTCCCAAAGAATGAaaccataaaaaaaaaataacgaAAGAGTTTCGaaatttgttgttgttgttgttataGGTTTGAAACGAACCGGCAAGAGCTGCCGGCTGCGGTGGGTTAACTACCTCCACCCCGGCCTCAAACGAGGCAAGATGACTCCCAACGAAGAGCGTCTCGTCGTTGAGCTTCAGTCCAAATGGGGAAATAGGTTCATACTTCTttccttcttcttttcttttactttaatgTGTTGTTAGGACTGTTGACTGCacaataatttgatattttctggtAGTTGGCAAAAGGCCCCAAACTACTTACTTACATATATTACTTCCCTCGTTCTTCGATTTGGGATGAGTTTGCAATCGAATATGTGTTTGATGTTACTTGATTCTTACACTTCGATTTTATCAAATGTAGATGGTCGAGAATCGCCCGAAAACTGCCTGGGCGCACGGACAACGAGATCAAGAACTACTGGAGGACCCACATGAGGAAGAAGGCTCaagagaggaagaagaacaagaaaggttcttcttcttcctcgtcttcgacttcttcttcatcttcatcttcatcttccaactcctcctcctcctcgtccgcccccACCAGCCCTGGGCCGGGGGAGTCTACCCTGGCCAAGGGGAAGGGTGCGGGGGCAGAGGGGGAGCGGAGTTTCTACGACACCGGTGGGGTGAAACTACCAGGAACTGGTGTTTTGGAGGTGGAAGAAGAGAACAAGGTATACTCCATGGATGATCTATGGAAGGAATTCGAGTTTCCGGAGGAGAACTGCGGGCTCACCGCTCAAGCAGTGGCCTCGCCCATATGGGATTACTGCCCAACTGACTCTTTGTGGAGTatgagtgaagaagagaggcAACATCAGCCTGTGGGGGATCATCACTTTCAGTCTTTCCCTTTTTACAATTATATGATTGGCTAACTAGAAAACAAGTTTCAATTAGGCTTGCAAAAGGAAGAGAGGAGAATTTGTTGATACAAGTAACTAGATGTCATAAGGGAATGGGGGTTGTTTATTTTGGTTTTAGGCTTCTTTTCTGATGTCTTTACTCCGCATTTCTGTTTCAAGTCAATGTAATCAAATCAGGCATCTAGTGTGTGACTGCTATGAACAAGTTTGTTTCATGCTCAATATTGGTGGTTTTTGGCCTTTGTAtgattccattttatttttttggaacaCAGCATATCTacattgagttttttttttgttaaaaaaatttgaGAATAAACGAAAACAGTTGTAATTAGATATAATTACCGATGATATGATGATACATTTGCTAGTTTTTGTATAGAAATTCTAATCTTGCTAGGTTGAGGTGatcatgtttttgtttaataatgtaaaatacatagtataaataaaaacagCATTCATGAATTAAATTACTACATCAATCCTATAATAtgagtcacatttggtgtggacatgagttttaatgtaaagaatagtggattggatggaatatgagatccattttttatattgattttatagtagaatatgagtgaagtgagttagtggaacgtgtgacttatttaccatttatggtaaaaagcgAAATGCGACTTTTATTCTGGGACGAACCGAAATGGcaaaaatgtgactcttattgtgagacggaaggagtatatctACACAATACCATTAAAATCCGTAATAAATGGATTAATGGGAATACTTTTATTATAATTTGAAGTGCTTCGTGGTTACTTTGGGGGAGTGGGTGGTATTCACCATAGCCTTTTCGTTTTATAATAAAGATATTATACGGGACCATTTACTAAACGCCAAAGTAGtgcttatttttaattttcttcgcTTTATATAATGATGATCCACGTCGCTCCAACAATTATCGTTTAGATATATTAGAATAATATGAGTTGATAGAGCTTCCAATGTGGAAAGATGAGCTTCCAAAATATTTGAAGAGATATACTTGCATCAATTGATAACTACATATTCAAAAGTATGTAATGAAGAGATATACATACCTCTATAGATAACTATTTAATTCAAAAGCATGCAAGATTATGTAAGACATCAAATATAGATTATGTGATTTAACAATAGACCACAATTCTCATTTGAAACGGACAATAACAAGAATTCACAATAAACGAAAACACACTGCCTAAAAAATAAAGTGAACTAACGACTTAAACAACAGTGTTCAAAACGTATTTCATATAGTTTTCAACAAAAATCAAAGATTAACTGTAATTTCAAAAAAGAACAATCCCATAACATCAGATAgtaataatcaaaattaaaattaacaaaaacaCTGCTACATGAGAAACCCCATGATGCAACTTGATCATTCAGACTCTAATTGAGATATAAAAGCAGTACACTCAGTACTCATATCCAAAATCATGTTCAGTAAAAGAAACCGAGAACTTTGCCTCCAACGTTCTTTCTACGAGCTTCTTCATGATCCATGATTCCAGCAGATGTTGTCAGCACAATGTAGCCGAACTGCAGTCAGAATGGGAAATGATGTTAGCTATTTTCCTATTCAAAGTCCCAAATTAAAACCAAGAAAGTTACTCCTGCGCCGATTTGCGGtatatttattactagtattcACCAGGTAAAGAGATGACTAAGAAGAACCCTCTAACTTGGACATTTCAGTCAGCCATGTTTAATTACTCATGAACAATGTTGCAGTTCCAAATTGTACCTGTCTTGATGGGAGCAGCCTCGCAGTCCAGGGCTCAATTTCCTTGACACCGACATCAAAGCGGGGGCTGATAACACCACATTTGTTCAACCTACCGTTCAGTTCAACCACAATCTTTCCAGATCTGTGGTCATCAACATACTCAAACTCTCCGATATATCCTGTTACACCAagttaaaaaattgaatttttgttTGCACAAAACAAAAGAACCTAGTGCATAAGAAGAGCCAAAGGGGCATACCATGTTTTTGCATGACAATAAGAAACTTAATAATAACTTTCGACGAAGGCCTGATCATGACCTGGCGCTTTCCTCTCTTTTCAGCATTGTACATGCTTTTCAGAGCATCATTAAGCACACTTACTCTCACCATCTTGTTCTAGTGCAATCTGAATATAAACGAATAGCCATCAGATAATGAAAAACAACATTCCTTTGGTttcaaacataaacatataTGTGAAAAGAAATTCAATAACGTCTACTTATCAATACAATCAAACAAATACAGCAATTTAAATTAAGGAAATAGCAGCCACGAATAGAAATACCAACCAAAACTATCCAAAAACTTGCGTCAATAGCATCtcacaaatattataaaataatcaacaaATTAATGGAAACAATACatacaaaaaaatcacattatCTGAAATCAAGTGGCAAACGGCGACAAGTTGTCGTGCTGCATAACCTAGACTCGAATAACATTACAAATCATCCAACCATAAAATTTCGGCATTTAGTAGGCTTTATACTACATCGCCACTGAAGGACACTACCAACCTAATACATTAaagtaaaatttaaataaaacacaGACTACATCGCCCATTAATCCTTGATCTGAACTGTTTCAACGTCTAGGAGTATTTAAAAAGAATTCAGCAGAGTCTTTCTAAATTTAGATCACGCTTTCACATACACACATAATCATAAAACGGAAGTATAAGATCCGTAAATGACTGCAAATCGGCATGGAAAAACTCGATGAATAGATACCAGAAAAGGAAACATGTAGGCAATTCATATAACAACGATGTATACGAAACAAAAAATCATCCGATTTACCTGAAAATATGACGAATTCCTACGCCGTCGAAGCTGCTGCCGTTAGAGCTAGGGATTCGGTTCAGCAGAGGAGTGTAAAGATTAGGGTTTGGAGATTTATGTACTCTGCTTATTCAATAGATGGGCTTATAATGATATGCGGCTTGCCACATTATTCGGGGCCCATAAAACTTTACATTGGGctgaatataattaattattacttattcaaatttatttgcCGATAATTAAAATGTAAGTACTCCCTATATTCAAGAAAATCGACATTCATCGAGAAATATTTGGTtaaaatattgcattttttttaaaggatacgtaatagtataataaaattaaaaataagctcTGTATGTACGTTTATGACCTTGTAGTTTGTATATAAGTACAAAAAATATCGTCGTAGCCAAGTCACACACCTGAACCAATTCAATATAAATCAACAGAATCAAAATGTGACcaagtaaataaatatactccttccaccatataaaattatatacatttgaaatgacacagaaattaatacaaattgttaaagtaagagatagaatgaaaaaaaaataattaaaatagtgttaATGGAGAGTGAGACTCACATTATTATTAAGATTTAATGAGTTGTAATGATATAtcataatgatataagttgtaaataaattgttaTATATGTGTGATGAGTTGAGGACaactttctataaatggaaatgctcacacttttatgggatgaatgaaaatgaaaaatacacatatttttatagaaaCGGAGGAGCATATttgttggtagattgtgatggctcaagcaccaagttcggcaagctcgccaagctcggcaagttcggcaagctcgccaagctcggcaagttcggcaagctcgtcaagctcggcaagttcggcaagctcgtcaagatcggcaagctcgtcaagctcgtcaagctcggcagctcggcagctcggctgttatgacaactcgtttccggcagccgttagatctgtttgttagtcaagttttaatcctagccgtaggattgaaactagccgttagttttagtttctgttaaATAGCTTTTTTCAGTAGTTAGTTTTACATACTGTAGCTCATCTTCTCGCTCTCGTTTTTCTCATTCCAGtgaataaaatttcctttacAATTTCATTCCAATCTTCAACCGATTGTTCTTGCTACTCAAATCGTTCCTCAATTgtttacaaattggcgccgtctgtgggaatcgggAGGCGCGATTGATTTCTGATTTGTTCTTTCGGTGGTGAGATTGGAGGGTGTTATGGCTTCTAGGTTTGAGGCCGAGAAATTCACGGGTAGGAATGATTTCGGCTTATGGCGGATGAAAATGCGGGCTATGCTGATTCATCAAGGCCTTGCTTCGGCGTTGGAGGCGGGCGGAAAGGAGGACAAGTCGGAGAAAGGGGAGAAGATGGATCTTGACGAAAAGGAGATCCTTAAACGAGCTGAGATCGAGGCGAAAGCTCATAGTGCAATTGTGCTATGCCTCGGGGATAAAGTTCTTCGAGAGGTTGCAAAAGAAAAGACTGCAGCCGGAATAATCGCGAAGCTCGAAGACTTGTACATGGCTAAGTCCTTGGCCAATAGGCTGCTCATGAAGCAGCGGTTATACTCCTATCGATTCTTGGATGATAAAGGGATATTGGAGCAACTTGAAGACTTCAATAAGGCGGTCgatgatcttgaaaatatcGACGCCTCGATAGGGGATGAAGATAAGGCAATATTACTTTTGAATGCTCTGCCGAAGTCATTTGATCAGCTACGAGATGCCATATTGTATGGCCGAGAGGGTACTATCACCCTTGTTGAAGTTCAGTCGGCCATAAGAGCAAAAGAAATTCAGAAGTCAGGCTCTAAGAATCCAGAGGCTATGGCTGAGAGCCTAAATGTCAAGAAGTTCAAGGGAGTCAAGAGGTTTCAGAAGCCGAGCCAAGAAAATCAGAAAACTCCATCAAATAATCAAAAGGAAACCCGCTCATgtcattggtg
Proteins encoded in this window:
- the LOC121742553 gene encoding transcription factor MYB59-like isoform X1 → MKMKMKMKMEKEEVRKGPWTEEEDVQLVFYVNLFGDRRWDFVAKVSGLKRTGKSCRLRWVNYLHPGLKRGKMTPNEERLVVELQSKWGNRWSRIARKLPGRTDNEIKNYWRTHMRKKAQERKKNKKGSSSSSSSTSSSSSSSSSNSSSSSSAPTSPGPGESTLAKGKGAGAEGERSFYDTGGVKLPGTGVLEVEEENKVYSMDDLWKEFEFPEENCGLTAQAVASPIWDYCPTDSLWSMSEEERQHQPVGDHHFQSFPFYNYMIG
- the LOC121811059 gene encoding 40S ribosomal protein S15a, which codes for MVRVSVLNDALKSMYNAEKRGKRQVMIRPSSKVIIKFLIVMQKHGYIGEFEYVDDHRSGKIVVELNGRLNKCGVISPRFDVGVKEIEPWTARLLPSRQFGYIVLTTSAGIMDHEEARRKNVGGKVLGFFY
- the LOC121742553 gene encoding transcription factor MYB48-like isoform X2, with product MGFRCESFRFEGWRETQYIGLKRTGKSCRLRWVNYLHPGLKRGKMTPNEERLVVELQSKWGNRWSRIARKLPGRTDNEIKNYWRTHMRKKAQERKKNKKGSSSSSSSTSSSSSSSSSNSSSSSSAPTSPGPGESTLAKGKGAGAEGERSFYDTGGVKLPGTGVLEVEEENKVYSMDDLWKEFEFPEENCGLTAQAVASPIWDYCPTDSLWSMSEEERQHQPVGDHHFQSFPFYNYMIG